The following DNA comes from Astatotilapia calliptera chromosome 6, fAstCal1.2, whole genome shotgun sequence.
TTTTTGAACTTATTTTATTACAGTCTCCACAACTACTACATTTACTACAGTAACCAATTCAAAATGTTGTCCATAAAAGGAAAGAACTCAgaaattattactattattattattaataataataatagtcaaTACACAATAATTGACTAATGTTTAAGCATTGTCtttcatttgttattttctaTACATTAATACAGCAACTGTGAGCCTCCAGTAATTCAAGCTCTCTAATATATAAAAATCTGCCTAACGTCTATGACGGTTTACATACATCCTAAAAGTGTTTTACACTGTAAAGCTGCTCGCACTGCTTGCTACACAACTACCAATCATACAATATCGATTATGAAAACTACCCAAAACAAGTAACCAAAGCTCTTCCTGCTGCTGGTCTGCTGGCGCAGCCTTTTTCTCCATGTCAACGCTGCAGAAAAAAGGAGTCGAACGGTGCTCGTGTTTCAACAACGTGTTCTGGTAAATGATGTGtctctgaaaatgaaaacaaaactgcagcagCTCTTATTGAAATGGAAATGGGGGCAGGAAACATTTGGAAGAACTATATGAAGCCACTCAATGAGGGAGATTCAAGTATGAGGACACCTTCTGTGTTAAAGGTGCAAAAGTGAACCGGAGGGCTTTCACGTTCAAGCCGGCAGACAGTAATCATGAGTCAGTGTGAACCTGGGTCCACACGATCCACTATTTCCACCCTTCCTGTGCAACATATTCTAGTGTAGGCCGCTTGTGTTTTGAGAGATGTTGCACTGCATTGGTTGCTCCTCATTTGCAATAAGCTGAGGTCTAgaacacttttttctttaatataaaaCAAAGGCACACAAGTTCTCAAATAAGCAACCTTGTCGGTCCAGTTTGGAACAGAAAGCCCATGAGAGGTGTGTCATTGTGTGTTTGTAGCACCTTTATTGAGAAGGTGAGCAGTTATCAACCATCTACCGTAACACTGCCTAACAGCACACTCATCAAGTGTCAAATGCTGGAATGTGGCGCCAGCCCTTCCGAAAACTCGCTGGGACACATAAGACGTCATGGCCCTCTGATTAAGCCGGTCTGTGTTTAACCACACTGACCCGCTGTGGTTCAGTGTGAACAAGCAAAGGCGTCATAACGACGGGGGTGTCACCTGACAGCCTCAAGGTGGAATATCTGTGTGAAAAACAATAGGGGGAGCCTCCAGAGCTGAAACACAAAGCCAACATGGAAAAGGCAAAAATGCAGTACCTCTAATGTCCACCTGAGGGACtccaaaagtgtttttttttctctcttttcataaaaaaaatttgtttataGAACTCATCTACTTGTTTAATTAAGTTAATGGTGCAGCTGTGTTGACTGACACGTGAGCTTTACAGTTTGCTGATAACTTAGCACTCCGCCCTTTTATCCATACACGGTTACTTctagctaaaaaacaaacaaacaaaaaaacgaaaacaaaacaaaaaacaacatggtGCTAATTTCACCTTAAAAATGAGTGCAAAACCATTACTTTATCACGGTGGCAAAGTCCATctttatgcttttaaaaaatgtttgtttttttgtttttttttaaagattttcttttgtgttattttaattttggcCACTTGGGGGTAGCAGGAAAACCAGTAAATGCTGGTGTATTTTAAAGCTGTATTTGATTTTTAGAATTATACCCTATATTTGTAAAAGTATTGAGCTGCACGTCTTAACCTTTTTCAGTTGCATTGGCACAGCTGTATAACATCAAGCACCACGACAGGCAGGCTGCTTTTACAGACACTGAAAAAAACTCTGAACGCTCCAGTGAGTCCGTAACTCCAAACATCCTTTGGCATTAAcgtcagcacaaaaactgtacaTCGGGAGCTTCGTGGCACGAGTTTACTCCTGCAGATGCAATGTGTAGGTGGCCCAGTACTTTTATCCATATAGTGTATTTTTTGTCCCTTGAATATTGTGAGTTTAATATTGACTcccttttattaaaataaaataaaataaagttttgtaGTTTTATGTTTTGCAGCGAGTTGCTCACTCTCTCTGtttagaggcagcagtgagCTGGAAGCATGATTCATGGGTGAAGCTGAAACAACAGTAAAGGTGAGAGCAGATAaatcaaaacaatgacctaaaagaTGCTAAAACATAGAGTACAGATGAGATGAATGAGTGGTGACTCATCAAGTGAGCTCTTTCACATTACACATTTGAGCCATTGTTACAAAAGCTGCAGTTAAATGCAGCTTTAAACGGCGGGACTGCATCGGGCTCCGGATTAACCTCTTAGCAGTCGTCGTCAGTGACCCATTTAATGTTGGGGCCACGGTTTGGTTGTGTTTTAGCCACAACTCATAAAAAAGTAAGAACATCAGCTCTATCCGTAACCTTAAATGGCAGATGTAGCAGAAGGAGTATTTCTCTGTGCAAGCCTGTCGTGTTGACAGGGCTGATCTGTGGAGTTGTGTTTGTCTTGCTGCCAGATGTAACTTCTCTCATCGGCGTGTCTCGACAGAAACCGGGCTTCATTTCACCAGCCGGCATTTCCCGTCCGCCTGCCATTCAGCCTCCGTCCTTGTGagtttttcacatcactgtagtagtttttttctttgttgcgcTCCCAGTGGAACACCTCTTCACATTCTCCTACTGTGTGTTAATAAGTGCCACTATGGCAGTGACATAAACACAGTATTTTCGGTAAACACTAGCCATTGTAGTGCATAATtttctatattatattatattatattatattatattatattatattatattatattatattatattatattatattatattatattatattatattatattatattatattatcacCAGCCTTGTTTTGGCCATAGTACAACATTAAAGTTGTATTTCCTTTGAATTACAGACCATTTTAATTATTGTCACACTCTTTGGTCTTCTGCACTTTCACCCATTCAAATGGCTGCTAACCTACATCTTCTTCCAGTACAGTAGGCTACACACACATGTGGTAACAGTCTGAACATAAGGAAAATATCAATATTACTGTCTGCTTTCcttgaaactgttaaacttaatGCTCTTTTCTTCCAGTTACACATTTGATCTGATTGTAAACAAGTTACCCAACCACCTTCTCATGAACTCAGGTCAGTCTCTTGGGCTACTGGTGGCTGTAGCGCTAGCAGCAATCGAAGTCCAGCAACAAGCTGCAGCTTCAGCTCCGTCGCCTCCTTCGCCACCTTTCACCTTTAGTAGTCACAGACGAAAGGTTTACACACAAGATCAATAGGATTCCTGCTTTTCAGCGTGCCGTGGCATCACGGTTTATCACATTTGTGTGATAAATTCACAGGAtcacacatacatattttttgtTCCATCCAGTGTTCATCAGTGAAAGAGTGTTCATACCTTCCTTCTACTCTCTAATCTATCGTGAAACTATGACACCTCTGTGAGGTGATGGCAACCCTTTAACTGAACGCGGCGCAGCTAGCCTGACTGCCCCGTCACGCTGGAGACGGAGGCGTCTGTCTCACACTTCAGCTTCAGTGGAGGATCTGTGCTGTCAGACACGTTTGCGGACGACTGGGGAGGTGTCGATGCATCAAAGCTCTTATCCCCCCTCCCATCTCCATTTAGCCTGTCCTCCCCTTGTCCTGGCGGGGACTCATGGGTGCGCATGTGCTTGGCCAGGTGGTCGTTGCGCATGAACACTCTGGGACATAATGCGCAGCTGAACTTCTTGGCTCCAGTGTGCGTCTGTAGGTGTCGCTGCAGTTCATCAGAGCGCGTGAACCTCTTGCCACAGAACAGCCAGTTGCAGACGAACGGCCGGTCTCCGCTGTGCCAGCGCAGGTGAGCCTTCAGATGGGAGGTCTTGGCGTAGGCTTTGCCACAGCCGGGGATGTGGCAATTGTGCATATGCTTCCTCCTGCTGTCGTCAGTGCTCTGGCCCATCTGCTCAGCGTGGACGCAATTAGGGCAGCGGCACACAGCCTGGCTGCCGCCTCTGGAAGAAGAGCGGCGCTGGGGCTTGGGGCGAGCTGACACAGACGTCTCCTGAGGTTCCTCCATTGAGAAGgtttcttgctgcagcatttcagGGGCCAGTGGCTCCATCTTGAAGCCGTCCTGGGGGAAGAGATGGGATGGTTGCGAGGGTGGAGCGTGCTGAGCCGGGGGTAGGGTGCACAGCTGTGGGTCAGAGCCATAGGGCCCCAGAGAAGGCTGCAAACCCATGGAGCCGCCTGGATTCACTGAAGGCAGGCCCACACCTTGACCCGTCTGTAGGTCTATCCAACTGCCTGCTTGGACGTCTCTGTGAAGGTCCCACCAGGAAGCGATGTTCATGTCGTCTGAGCTGCCACTAGGTGGTGCTGTCCGTAACCAGGGCTCGTATGGGTGGGCCATGTGAGCAGCTCGTGCAGGTGCAAATCTGTGGATGAGGTCACCTGCTCAAAGTGTTGTTCAGTGTCTTTTGGGTTACGCTGAGATGATTACCACATGACAGGATGGTGACGCATTAAAAACctgcagaaagaaagagaagactGTTATGGAAGTACTAACGAGACCAAGTTTATTTTTCAGGAGACACAAACGAGAAGTCTAAAATATGGAGACATTTATTATTGAAATGCTTGACAGGAATGAGCATTTCTCATTCCTATCAAGCATTTCTATACTAAATATCTTTATGAGTTTTCTTTTAGCCTTCTAAAGAAAATTGAAAGCACTATTAAAAGCAGCCTGGCTGCTTTTGACGCCcttcagagaggaaaaaaacaacctgtGTCAAACAGATAGAAAACACGTCATTGTGATGCAGCAGGCTCCACCGAGTCTGACCTTTTCAGGCCGTTCCCAAAAGAGTGAGACCTGACTAAACATAGGGTTTGACTCCAAAAAAGCTGGGAGAGGATTCAACTTCTGCTGTTTTAACGTTCtaacaataacaaaaaggtCAAACGTAAAACTTGTTGAGCAACGAGGATACAATTGTTCTTCCTTCACACAATTCTAATCAATCTGTCCAAAAATTCCTGGATCTGGATTTGAAAAAAGACTCCATATGTTAATCACTTTCAAATCAGGTCAAAAGCCCCACctctgttaaaaaataaaccaatcCAAAAACCTTTTCTGCTCGGACAGGAAGCACAAAAttaagatttattttaagtCTATTTCTAAAAAAGTTTGAGACATGAAGTCTGTAAAACTGTGTCTTAAGGATGACGTTAGGATAACGTAAAAGCAGACAGGTCCAGAGCTAAATTACCAGGACACGCTCAGACCTTTACCTGGATGCCCAACCAGGAAAAATGTAATGAAACGTACTGGTTGACTGGTTGACCAGATGGTGGTGGGAACCCAGCAGAACAAAGAGGGTAATGAGAAATTAAAACTTCATCAATAAACTCAGGCGCTTGAAAAAGTAAAGCCTTGTAAGTCATGagcagaattttaaaatggactgaaaatTAAATTAGCAACCAGTGCAAGGAGGCCAAAACCAGGTAATGTAAGAAGAGCGTGTGGTTTTTATCAGAAGTCAGGCTGCAGAGTTTTGCAGTCTAAAGCTGAGCTAAACTTAACAGCTCAACAGCTCGCTAAGGAGGAAATAAAAGCAAGAGTAACTTCTTCTGTAACATTTCTTTGACCTTCAGAATATTCCCGAGTTGTTGGAAaccatttttctgtttgtcatattgtgtgtatgtgtgtttctgaaCCTCTGAAGAGCTGACGTTCAGGCCTAAATCCGCCTGTCTACAACATTTAAATAACCAACCCTAAGCACACCCCCTTCGTCGCCATGGATACTGCAGTTCTCACGCTGCATGGCCGTGGAGACGGAGGAGAGGGGGGAGCCGGACGTGTCCAGGCAGAGGCCTGCTACGTGCATCCGCTGCCAGGTACTTCCCATGGAGGACGGTCAAAGACaagtacaaagaaaacaacatcatCGGCCTGCACTGAGGCAGCGCTGGGGGGAGGATAATGATGGTTAGATGGGGGGAGGGACGAGAGCGGAGGGGGGTGTTGACAGGAGAGCAGTTTGGTAAAGGAAGAAGTTCCAGGGAGGTATGGCTGCAGGCCAAGGTCTATTTGTACGTCTCTGAGGTTTTGGAGATGAAACCTGGCAGACAGGAGAACCAGTTTTTTTTATGAATCACACATGATTTACAACAACAGCTCTCCAGGCGAGACCCGTGAAGCGCCCTGCCCCTTACACACCGGAGGCAGAAAGCATCAACAGTTACAGACTGACGACATTCATGAGCCTGAGAATGGGAGTCGACGACAAAATGAGAACAATTACTTTACGTCCATAATCACAGGCACACGCGCTGAAATAGCATCCTGCGCCCAACACGCTCCAGGAATGCAAACCGCAGCAGCGTCAGTGGGATGGGCTCAGATTTCCAGGTGACACAAAGCTTGTTAAAGGTGGACAAGTCTGTGGAAGCTTTGACAAGAAGCTACCAGCCTGTGAGGTTTGTCCTTGGCCCAAGATGATCTTGTTGACTTCCACTAACCCCCACCCACCTCAACTCAACCATGAACATCTGTAATTATCTTTACAGCAGGAAACAATAAAGTAGTCTGAAGCTGTAGAGGCTGGTATGGCAGTCTGGAGATCATTTGGTGATATCTGACAGGTTGTGTGAAAACACGAGCTTCATGGACATCCAGTCTGATGCGCAGATCAATTAGCAGCAGGTCGAACTGGCATCAGATGTAGCAAGTAGGTGAAGCTGGGCTTGCCGACAGTGAAGTATCCCCTGAGTTACTCCTCCACATACATTATTCTGTGACTGtgattttcttattttgtgatttttttagcCTTTAAAACAgaggtgggggaactccaggcctcaagggccagtgtcccacaggttttagacgtgtcctcgatccaacacagctgatatgatttaaatggctaaattacctcctcaacatgtcttggatTTCTCCAGAGGtttggtaatgaactaatcattaaTCATTCAGGTgagttgacccagggtgatatctaaaacctgcaggacaccggcacttgaggcctggagttccctaccCCTGCTTTAAAAAGACGTCACTTTACATCTAAATTTGGTTTAAAAGTCATCTTTTCTGGCTCTTACGAAGATCTGAATTTGACCTAATTTCAACCACCGAGGATGCTTCAGTGGTTAGAAGTTGAGTCATACATCATAGTAGATATTTCAGTCACACTTACATGGTATTTTTTAGATGTTACCAAATATTTGTAttcattatattttatgtgaaatcttttatattatttacttttattttatttactcagCATTATAGTGGATTTTTTCTGTAGGTACGTCATAACTGCAAACTCTACTGAAACACTAAGCTATAACTTATTTCATAGCCGTAGCTGTAACCTGATGTAGATGTAACTACACTTGCACTGCACTGACACAGCTGTGAATGCTGGTAACAGGCTGCATCGTACGCTTCAAATAGTCCAGAGTAAAGTCTAAATTATTAAGCGTTTAGACACCTGCAAATGAATTTTTTCGACAGGTGGGTTAGGTAGCTGTTCCAGAGTGCAGGTAAAGGTAAAGTGTGATTGAGtccttacttttcttttctcttttctttatttttatttatgatttcTTATTTCTGCACTTTTTAACTCTACTAAAGACTCCGTGTGATTGGTTCAGATTGTGTGT
Coding sequences within:
- the sp6 gene encoding transcription factor Sp6 is translated as MAHPYEPWLRTAPPSGSSDDMNIASWWDLHRDVQAGSWIDLQTGQGVGLPSVNPGGSMGLQPSLGPYGSDPQLCTLPPAQHAPPSQPSHLFPQDGFKMEPLAPEMLQQETFSMEEPQETSVSARPKPQRRSSSRGGSQAVCRCPNCVHAEQMGQSTDDSRRKHMHNCHIPGCGKAYAKTSHLKAHLRWHSGDRPFVCNWLFCGKRFTRSDELQRHLQTHTGAKKFSCALCPRVFMRNDHLAKHMRTHESPPGQGEDRLNGDGRGDKSFDASTPPQSSANVSDSTDPPLKLKCETDASVSSVTGQSG